From the Ruania alkalisoli genome, one window contains:
- a CDS encoding Mrp/NBP35 family ATP-binding protein has product MSEALIARVREAMTSVLDPEIRRPITDLDMVRDVVVLEEGDAGAAVQVTIALTTSGCPLRETITRDVTNASNAVEGVTRTEVSMTVMTDDERTALRTKLRGGMAEPVIPFSQPDNLTKVYAVASGKGGVGKSTVTANLAAAMAADGLKVGVLDADVYGFSLPRMLGVELPPTKVDDMILPPVAGDVKVISIGMFTEPGRAVVWRGPMLHRALQQFLADVFWGDLDVLLLDLPPGTGDIAISVAQLLPDAELLVVTTPQLAAAEVAERAGSMAQATKQRVAGVIENMSWMVQQDGSRLEVFGAGGGQRVADQLSETLGAEVPLLGQVPLEVALREGGDSGAPLVTSDDDSEAAIVLRDVARTLGTRQRGLAGRKLAISPVG; this is encoded by the coding sequence ATGTCTGAAGCGCTCATCGCACGCGTCCGCGAAGCCATGACCTCGGTGCTCGACCCGGAGATCCGGCGGCCGATCACCGACCTCGACATGGTGCGCGACGTCGTCGTGCTCGAGGAGGGCGATGCGGGTGCGGCGGTTCAGGTCACGATCGCCCTGACGACGTCCGGCTGCCCACTGCGCGAGACCATCACGCGGGACGTCACCAACGCGTCCAACGCCGTCGAGGGTGTCACGCGCACCGAGGTGAGCATGACCGTCATGACGGACGACGAACGCACTGCCCTGCGCACCAAGCTCCGTGGCGGGATGGCCGAGCCGGTGATCCCCTTCTCACAGCCGGACAACCTCACCAAGGTCTACGCCGTGGCCTCCGGCAAGGGCGGGGTCGGCAAGTCCACCGTGACGGCGAACCTTGCCGCTGCGATGGCCGCCGACGGTCTCAAGGTGGGCGTGCTGGACGCGGATGTGTACGGCTTCTCCCTGCCCCGGATGCTCGGGGTGGAGCTGCCGCCCACCAAGGTGGACGACATGATCCTCCCGCCGGTGGCCGGAGACGTGAAGGTCATCTCGATCGGGATGTTCACCGAGCCCGGTCGCGCCGTCGTCTGGCGTGGCCCCATGCTGCACCGGGCGTTGCAGCAGTTCCTGGCGGACGTGTTCTGGGGCGACCTGGACGTGCTGCTGCTCGATCTGCCCCCGGGCACAGGCGACATCGCCATCTCGGTGGCGCAGTTGCTGCCGGACGCTGAGCTGCTGGTCGTCACCACACCACAGCTCGCCGCCGCGGAGGTGGCCGAGCGGGCGGGTTCGATGGCGCAGGCCACCAAGCAGCGAGTGGCCGGAGTGATCGAGAACATGTCCTGGATGGTGCAGCAGGACGGTTCCCGCTTGGAGGTCTTCGGCGCCGGTGGGGGCCAGCGGGTCGCCGACCAGCTCTCGGAGACCCTCGGCGCCGAGGTTCCCCTCCTGGGGCAGGTGCCGCTGGAGGTGGCACTGCGTGAGGGCGGGGATTCGGGAGCCCCGCTGGTCACCTCTGACGACGACTCGGAGGCCGCGATCGTGCTGCGTGACGTGGCCCGCACGCTCGGGACTCGCCAGCGCGGCCTCGCCGGGCGCAAGCTCGCGATCTCACCCGTGGGCTGA